In Arachis stenosperma cultivar V10309 chromosome 1, arast.V10309.gnm1.PFL2, whole genome shotgun sequence, one DNA window encodes the following:
- the LOC130963176 gene encoding uncharacterized protein LOC130963176 isoform X3 translates to MATAPLKSQPLHNFTLPFLKWGGTSTAKSHHATTSNNHHRFRRPVSDHEHDSDSDNRLPRVGSRPQRTNRYAVSPSNHHSNSHNQNQNKNHTPPLHTNISNTNNEHEAEDEEEKKHETEVAEAAGAEEAVQKPWNLRPRKQTAPAVTGGTSRSGNGERVEAANAEGGKSMRLRGMMAPMAGPAAAREGQCSSEKRKFWIALSREEIEEDIFIMTGSRPARRPRKRPKNVQKQMDCVFPGLWLVGVTAEAYRVADAPAKR, encoded by the exons ATGGCTACAGCGCCGTTGAAGTCTCAGCCTCTGCACAACTTCACTTTACCGTTTCTTAAATGGGGAGGTACCAGCACTGCCAAGAGCCACCACGCCACCACCTCCAACAACCACCACCGCTTCCGCCGCCCTGTCTCCGATCACGAGCATGACTCTGACTCCGATAACCGCCTACCACGTGTCGGATCGCGACCACAGAGGACTAACCGCTATGCTGTTTCCCCTTCCAACCACCACAGCAACAgccacaaccaaaaccaaaacaaaaacCACACTCCTCCACTTCATACCAACATCAGCAACACCAATAACGAGCATGAGGCCGAAGacgaggaggagaagaagcatgaaaccGAGGTAGCTGAAGCGGCCGGGGCGGAGGAGGCGGTGCAGAAGCCGTGGAACCTGAGGCCGAGGAAGCAGACAGCGCCGGCGGTTACGGGTGGAACATCGAGGAGCGGGAATGGCGAACGAGTGGAAGCGGCGAACGCGGAGGGAGGGAAGTCAATGAGGCTGAGAGGGATGATGGCACCGATGGCGGGGCCGGCAGCGGCGAGGGAGGGACAGTGCTCGTCGGAGAAGAGGAAGTTCTGGATCGCGCTTTCGAGGGAAGAAATCGAGGAGGACATCTTCATCATGACTGGGTCCAGGCCCGCGAGAAGGCCCAGGAAGAGGCCCAAGAACGTTCAGAAGCAAATGGAT TGTGTTTTCCCTGGGTTATGGCTGGTAGGGGTTACTGCCGAAGCGTACAGGGTGGCGGATGCTCCGGCAAAG AGGTAA
- the LOC130963176 gene encoding uncharacterized protein LOC130963176 isoform X1 yields MATAPLKSQPLHNFTLPFLKWGGTSTAKSHHATTSNNHHRFRRPVSDHEHDSDSDNRLPRVGSRPQRTNRYAVSPSNHHSNSHNQNQNKNHTPPLHTNISNTNNEHEAEDEEEKKHETEVAEAAGAEEAVQKPWNLRPRKQTAPAVTGGTSRSGNGERVEAANAEGGKSMRLRGMMAPMAGPAAAREGQCSSEKRKFWIALSREEIEEDIFIMTGSRPARRPRKRPKNVQKQMDVRTLYDTKYNTTNASFSFCLDRGYCRSVQGGGCSGKEVTKKLRGSGLQLLTKAVLVLGEAW; encoded by the exons ATGGCTACAGCGCCGTTGAAGTCTCAGCCTCTGCACAACTTCACTTTACCGTTTCTTAAATGGGGAGGTACCAGCACTGCCAAGAGCCACCACGCCACCACCTCCAACAACCACCACCGCTTCCGCCGCCCTGTCTCCGATCACGAGCATGACTCTGACTCCGATAACCGCCTACCACGTGTCGGATCGCGACCACAGAGGACTAACCGCTATGCTGTTTCCCCTTCCAACCACCACAGCAACAgccacaaccaaaaccaaaacaaaaacCACACTCCTCCACTTCATACCAACATCAGCAACACCAATAACGAGCATGAGGCCGAAGacgaggaggagaagaagcatgaaaccGAGGTAGCTGAAGCGGCCGGGGCGGAGGAGGCGGTGCAGAAGCCGTGGAACCTGAGGCCGAGGAAGCAGACAGCGCCGGCGGTTACGGGTGGAACATCGAGGAGCGGGAATGGCGAACGAGTGGAAGCGGCGAACGCGGAGGGAGGGAAGTCAATGAGGCTGAGAGGGATGATGGCACCGATGGCGGGGCCGGCAGCGGCGAGGGAGGGACAGTGCTCGTCGGAGAAGAGGAAGTTCTGGATCGCGCTTTCGAGGGAAGAAATCGAGGAGGACATCTTCATCATGACTGGGTCCAGGCCCGCGAGAAGGCCCAGGAAGAGGCCCAAGAACGTTCAGAAGCAAATGGATGTACGGACACTATACGATACGAAATACAATACTACCAATGCATCCTTCTCGTTTTGTTTAGATAG GGGTTACTGCCGAAGCGTACAGGGTGGCGGATGCTCCGGCAAAG AGGTAACAAAGAAGCTGCGGGGGAGTGGTTTGCAGCTTCTTACGAAGGCTGTTTTGGTTTTGGGGGAGGCATGGTAA
- the LOC130963176 gene encoding uncharacterized protein LOC130963176 isoform X2: MATAPLKSQPLHNFTLPFLKWGGTSTAKSHHATTSNNHHRFRRPVSDHEHDSDSDNRLPRVGSRPQRTNRYAVSPSNHHSNSHNQNQNKNHTPPLHTNISNTNNEHEAEDEEEKKHETEVAEAAGAEEAVQKPWNLRPRKQTAPAVTGGTSRSGNGERVEAANAEGGKSMRLRGMMAPMAGPAAAREGQCSSEKRKFWIALSREEIEEDIFIMTGSRPARRPRKRPKNVQKQMDVRTLYDTKYNTTNASFSFCLDSVFSLGYGW, from the exons ATGGCTACAGCGCCGTTGAAGTCTCAGCCTCTGCACAACTTCACTTTACCGTTTCTTAAATGGGGAGGTACCAGCACTGCCAAGAGCCACCACGCCACCACCTCCAACAACCACCACCGCTTCCGCCGCCCTGTCTCCGATCACGAGCATGACTCTGACTCCGATAACCGCCTACCACGTGTCGGATCGCGACCACAGAGGACTAACCGCTATGCTGTTTCCCCTTCCAACCACCACAGCAACAgccacaaccaaaaccaaaacaaaaacCACACTCCTCCACTTCATACCAACATCAGCAACACCAATAACGAGCATGAGGCCGAAGacgaggaggagaagaagcatgaaaccGAGGTAGCTGAAGCGGCCGGGGCGGAGGAGGCGGTGCAGAAGCCGTGGAACCTGAGGCCGAGGAAGCAGACAGCGCCGGCGGTTACGGGTGGAACATCGAGGAGCGGGAATGGCGAACGAGTGGAAGCGGCGAACGCGGAGGGAGGGAAGTCAATGAGGCTGAGAGGGATGATGGCACCGATGGCGGGGCCGGCAGCGGCGAGGGAGGGACAGTGCTCGTCGGAGAAGAGGAAGTTCTGGATCGCGCTTTCGAGGGAAGAAATCGAGGAGGACATCTTCATCATGACTGGGTCCAGGCCCGCGAGAAGGCCCAGGAAGAGGCCCAAGAACGTTCAGAAGCAAATGGATGTACGGACACTATACGATACGAAATACAATACTACCAATGCATCCTTCTCGTTTTGTTTAGATAG TGTGTTTTCCCTGGGTTATGGCTGGTAG